In Papaver somniferum cultivar HN1 chromosome 1, ASM357369v1, whole genome shotgun sequence, a genomic segment contains:
- the LOC113281199 gene encoding putative ribosome biogenesis protein C8F11.04 gives MSSPTTTPSSSESEIPKPLNSSRVTPETIGRAVVALKKWNKTRSKDEKPQLIDQDEFLYLVLTLKKIPSNGRTNPYKIPLSHSLHPSDSSEEHCLIIDDRSKSTLTSEAAKKKIKDEDIPISKVLKLSKLKTDYRAFEAKRKLCDSYDFFFADKRVIPLLPKLLGKQFYKKKKIPVPVDLTHQNWKEQIKISCSSALFYLRTGTCSVIKIARVSMENDEIIENVAAAIDGVVEIVPKKWTNVRSFHLKMSESLALPIYQSVPDLGLKIEGLKKVEESKEMELVEEGEEEEEKEKKTPAKKKGSNKGRIHEVRYMDDDLGEALDNLSDEEENENAELGDKLVGKKRKKVGSSKKDKVLDEEKKSNKSSKVKKVAIVKQDDGDVENEVVDDVSLSGESKKKKKTSKTEKSESGELKMKDKKSKRTTKA, from the coding sequence ATGTCATCTCCTACAACAACCCCTTCTTCTTCTGAATCGGAAATTCCTAAACCACTAAACTCATCAAGAGTTACCCCTGAAACCATCGGAAGAGCAGTAGTAGCTCttaaaaaatggaacaaaacaagatcgaaagatGAAAAACCCCAACTTATAGACCAAGATGAGTTCTTATATCTAGTCTTAACCCTAAAGAAAATCCCATCTAACGGTCGTACTAATCCATACAAAATTCCTCTATCCCATTCACTTCATCCATCTGATTCTTCTGAAGAACACTGTTTGATCATTGATGATCGCTCCAAATCAACTCTTACATCTGAAGCTgctaagaagaaaatcaaagatgAAGATATACCTATCTCTAAAGTACTCAAGCTTTCCAAACTCAAAACGGATTATCGTGCATTTGAAGCCAAAAGGAAACTTTGTGATTCTTATGATTTCTTTTTTGCAGATAAAAGGGTTATTCCATTGCTTCCAAAGCTATTAGGTAAGCAGTtctataagaagaagaaaatacctGTTCCTGTTGATTTAACACATCAGAATTGGAAAGAACAGATTAAAATTTCATGTAGTTCAGCTCTTTTCTACTTGAGAACTGGTACATGTAGTGTTATTAAAATAGCTCGGGTTTCCATGGAAAATGACGAAATTATTGAAAATGTTGCCGCTGCAATTGATGGGGTTGTAGAGATAGTTCCTAAGAAATGGACAAATGTTCGTTCGTTTCATTTGAAAATGTCTGAATCTTTAGCATTACCTATTTATCAGTCTGTTCCTGATCTGGGTTTGAAAATTGAGGGTCTAAAGAAGGTTGAGGAATCTAAAGAAATGGAATTGGTggaggaaggtgaagaagaagaggagaaagaaaagaagacacCTGCGAAGAAGAAAGGATCTAATAAGGGAAGAATTCATGAAGTTAGGTATATGGATGACGATCTTGGTGAAGCTTTGGATAATTTATCTGATGAGGAGGAGAATGAAAATGCTGAGTTGGGTGATAAATTGGTGGgtaagaagagaaagaaggtagGAAGCTCGAAAAAAGACAAAGTTCTTGACGAGGAGAAGAAATCGAACAAGTCATCTAAGGTGAAGAAGGTTGCAATTGTGAAGCAGGATGATGGAGATGTCGAGAACGAAGTTGTTGATGATGTCTCTCTTTCTGGtgaatcgaagaagaagaagaaaactagtaAAACTGAGAAGTCTGAGAGTGGGGAATTGAAGATGAAGGATAAGAAGAGTAAGAGAACAACAAAAGCTTGA
- the LOC113281183 gene encoding ABC transporter B family member 9-like isoform X2, with the protein MVMLACVPLIVGTGAAMHIYMSKLSSRAQIAYAEAGNVVEQTVGSIRTVVSFTGENLAIEKYNRLIAVAYNSTVKQGWISGLGLGTVLTVVFCSYSLAVWFGSNIIIKRGYNGGQVINVIIAIMTGGMSLGQALPSLNAFAAGQAAAYKMFEAIRRKPLIDAYDTSGTTLENMEGNIELKQVYFSYPARPDHQIFSGFSFAVRSGTTAALVGQSGSGKSTVISLVERFYDPQAGEVLIDGVNLKNIQLKWIREKIGLVSQEPILFTTTIRGNIAYGKDNATDAEIRTAIQLANAANFIDKLPQGLDTLVGEHGTQLSGGQKQRIAIARAILKNPKILLLDEATSALDAESEKIVQDALVRVMTNRTTIVVAHRLTTIRNADLIAVVHQGKIVEQGTHTELIQDPDGAYSQLILLQEGKRESEVATTSNLDDVRMSSSDAANKYMNRSSSRRQSTGLSRSQRSLSISVGVPGGGIEHIKEENNETEEVQNNYSFTRLMWMNMPELPVLIIGTIAAAVHGAIFPVFGLLLSSAIKMFYEPPHELHKDSAHWSLIYVGLAGAAFISIPCQLYFFGIAGGKLIQRIRSMCYAKVMHQEISWFDDPANSSGAIGARLSTDASNVRSLVGDTFALIVQNISTVTAGLIIAFTANWLLTMIVLFFSFFIGLQSYFQMKSVKGFSGNAKVMYEEASQIANDAVGNIRTVASFCAEQKIMDHYQEKCKGPMKAGVKTGVVSGVGFGISFAVLYCINALVFYIGARLIKDEKATFGQVFKVFFAVVMAAMGVSQTSAISPDSNKAKDSAASIFKILDSKPKIDSSSDKGITPEIIKCDIELQNVSFKYPTRPDVQIFRDLCLSIPSGKTVALVGESGSGKSTVISLLERFYDPDAGRILLDGVDIQNLKLSWLRQQMGLVSQEPVLFNETLRTNISYGKPDASEKDIIAATTTANAHHFISALPRGYDTSVGERGVQLSGGQKQRIAIARAILKDPKILLLDEATSALDAESERIVQEALDRVTVNRTTVVVAHRLSTIKGADIIAVVKNGSIAENGKHEDLIRMNGGAYASLVALHMSSS; encoded by the exons ATGGTAATGTTAGCATGTGTTCCTCTAATCGTTGGTACTGGTGCTGCCATGCATATATACATGTCCAAATTGTCTAGTCGTGCGCAAATTGCATACGCTGAAGCTGGAAATGTTGTTGAACAAACCGTAGGATCAATTCGAACG GTCGTGTCTTTCACAGGGGAAAATCTAGCCATTGAAAAGTACAACAGATTGATAGCAGTTGCTTATAATTCTACTGTAAAACAAGGATGGATCTCTGGCTTAGGACTTGGCACAGTCCTTACAGTTGTATTTTGCAGTTATAGTTTAGCTGTTTGGTTCGGTTCCAATATCATCATAAAGAGAGGCTACAATGGTGGACAAGTCATCAACGTCATAATAGCGATTATGACCGGTGGAAT GTCTCTTGGTCAAGCATTGCCATCCTTGAATGCATTTGCAGCAGGGCAAGCTGCAGCTTACAAGATGTTTGAGGCTATCAGAAGAAAACCACTGATTGATGCCTACGATACCAGTGGTACTACGTTAGAAAATATGGAGGGCAATATTGAATTAAAGCAAGTGTACTTCAGCTACCCAGCAAGGCCTGATCACCAAATATTTTCTGGTTTTTCATTTGCTGTTCGAAGTGGAACCACCGCAGCTTTGGTAGGACAAAGCGGAAGCGGAAAATCAACCGTGATTAGTTTAGTAGAGAGATTTTACGACCCCCAAGCTGGAGAAGTTCTTATTGATGGCGTGAACTTGAAGAacatccaactgaaatggataaggGAGAAAATTGGGTTAGTAAGCCAAGAACCAATATTATTCACGACCACCATAAGAGGGAACATCGCATATGGGAAGGATAATGCTACTGATGCAGAGATAAGGACAGCTATACAACTTGCAAATGCTGCAAATTTTATCGATAAGTTGCCTCAG GGACTAGATACTTTGGTAGGCGAACACGGAACCCAACTTTCAGGTGGACAAAAACAAAGAATTGCTATCGCAAGAGCCATTTTGAAGAACCCAAAGATACTACTTCTTGATGAAGCAACTAGTGCGCTAGATGCAGAATCTGAAAAAATAGTTCAAGATGCCCTAGTAAGAGTCATGACGAATCGGACAACTATAGTAGTTGCACACCGCTTGACAACCATAAGAAACGCCGATCTGATTGCAGTAGTTCACCAAGGAAAAATAGTAGAGCAAG GTACGCACACAGAGCTAATCCAGGACCCTGACGGTGCTTACTCGCAGCTCATACTTTTAcaagaagggaaaagagaaagcgAGGTTGCAACAACTTCGAATCTAGATGATGTAAGAATGTCGAGTTCTGATGCAGCTAATAAGTACATGAACAGGTCTAGCAGTAGAAGACAGTCTACAGGATTATCCAGAAGTCAACGTTCTTTATCTATTAGCGTTGGTGTTCCTGGTGGCGGAATTGAACATATAAAAGAGGAAAACAATGAGACGGAGGAAGTGCAGAATAACTACTCGTTTACCAGGCTGATGTGGATGAACATGCCAGAGTTACCAGTTCTGATCATCGGAACAATTGCTGCTGCCGTTCATGGTGCGATCTTTCCAGTTTTTGGACTTCTGCTCTCGTCTGCTATCAAGATGTTTTATGAACCACCGCATGAACTGCATAAGGATTCTGCGCATTGGTCTTTAATTTATGTGGGTTTAGCTGGCGCAGCTTTCATTTCCATTCCATGCCAACTATACTTTTTCGGAATTGCTGGTGGTAAACTAATTCAGCGAATTCGGTCCATGTGTTATGCAAAAGTGATGCATCAAGAAATTAGTTGGTTTGACGATCCTGCAAATTCAAG TGGGGCAATAGGTGCAAGGTTATCGACGGATGCTTCCAATGTGAGGAGTCTCGTAGGGGATACATTTGCCTTAATTGTTCAGAACATCTCGACGGTCACAGCAGGGCTTATTATAGCTTTTACGGCTAATTGGCTATTAACAATGATTGTCTTATTTTTCTCGTTCTTTATAGGGTTACAATCATATTTTCAGATGAAGTCTGTAAAAGGCTTCAGCGGGAATGCGAAG GTTATGTATGAAGAAGCTAGTCAGATTGCAAATGATGCTGTTGGCAACATTCGAACCGTCGCATCATTTTGTGCAGAACAAAAAATAATGGATCATTACCAAGAAAAATGCAAGGGACCCATGAAAGCAGGAGTTAAGACAGGGGTTGTCAGTGGTGTAGGTTTTGGCATTTCCTTTGCCGTACTTTACTGTATCAATGCACTTGTTTTCTACATTGGAGCTCGACTTATCAAAGATGAGAAAGCAACTTTTGGACAGGTTTTCAAG GTTTTCTTTGCTGTGGTTATGGCAGCAATGGGAGTTTCACAAACAAGTGCAATTTCTCCAGATTCTAACAAAGCCAAGGATTCTGCTGCTTCTATTTTTAAAATCCTTGATAGTAAACCTAAGATCGATTCAAGCAGCGATAAGGGGATAACGCCAGAAATTATAAAATGTGACATTGAATTGCAAAACGTCAGCTTCAAGTACCCAACTCGTCCTGATGTTCAAATCTTCAGAGATTTGTGTCTGAGCATCCCCTCTGGAAAG ACTGTAGCACTTGTGGGAGAGAGTGGCAGTGGAAAATCAACTGTGATAAGCTTGTTAGAGAGGTTCTATGATCCAGATGCTGGTCGTATATTGCTAGATGGAGTTGATATCCAAAATCTCAAACTAAGTTGGTTAAGGCAGCAAATGGGTTTAGTGAGCCAGGAACCTGTATTATTCAACGAAACATTACGAACAAATATTTCTTATGGAAAACCAGACGCATCAGAAAAAGATATCATTGCAGCTACTACAACAGCCAATGCACATCATTTCATATCAGCTCTTCCAAGAGGTTACGATACGTCAGTAGGTGAACGAGGAGTACAATTATCTGGTGGTCAAAAACAAAGAATAGCAATAGCCAGGGCAATCTTGAAAGACCCAAAGATCCTTTTACTTGATGAAGCAACAAGTGCACTTGATGCTGAGTCGGAGAGAATTGTACAGGAAGCGCTGGATAGGGTAACGGTAAACAGAACGACTGTTGTTGTTGCTCATCGTCTCTCTACGATCAAAGGTGCTGATATAATTGCGGTCGTTAAGAACGGATCTATAGCTGAAAATGGTAAACACGAGGACCTTATAAGAATGAACGGAGGAGCATATGCATCTCTTGTTGCACTTCATATGAGTTCTTCgtaa
- the LOC113281183 gene encoding ABC transporter B family member 9-like isoform X1, whose amino-acid sequence MTKKKEDTARDDDGDGDGSNNGDKEEQKVAMYKLFAFADKYDVVLMVVGTICAIANGLAQPLMTLIFGQLINSFGASDRFHVVHAVSKVCLNFVYLAIGTGIASFLQVSCWMVTGERQAARIRGLYLKTILRQDITFFDTETTTGEVIGRMSGDTVLIQDALGEKVGKFIQLVSTFIGGFVVAFTRGWLLSMVMLACVPLIVGTGAAMHIYMSKLSSRAQIAYAEAGNVVEQTVGSIRTVVSFTGENLAIEKYNRLIAVAYNSTVKQGWISGLGLGTVLTVVFCSYSLAVWFGSNIIIKRGYNGGQVINVIIAIMTGGMSLGQALPSLNAFAAGQAAAYKMFEAIRRKPLIDAYDTSGTTLENMEGNIELKQVYFSYPARPDHQIFSGFSFAVRSGTTAALVGQSGSGKSTVISLVERFYDPQAGEVLIDGVNLKNIQLKWIREKIGLVSQEPILFTTTIRGNIAYGKDNATDAEIRTAIQLANAANFIDKLPQGLDTLVGEHGTQLSGGQKQRIAIARAILKNPKILLLDEATSALDAESEKIVQDALVRVMTNRTTIVVAHRLTTIRNADLIAVVHQGKIVEQGTHTELIQDPDGAYSQLILLQEGKRESEVATTSNLDDVRMSSSDAANKYMNRSSSRRQSTGLSRSQRSLSISVGVPGGGIEHIKEENNETEEVQNNYSFTRLMWMNMPELPVLIIGTIAAAVHGAIFPVFGLLLSSAIKMFYEPPHELHKDSAHWSLIYVGLAGAAFISIPCQLYFFGIAGGKLIQRIRSMCYAKVMHQEISWFDDPANSSGAIGARLSTDASNVRSLVGDTFALIVQNISTVTAGLIIAFTANWLLTMIVLFFSFFIGLQSYFQMKSVKGFSGNAKVMYEEASQIANDAVGNIRTVASFCAEQKIMDHYQEKCKGPMKAGVKTGVVSGVGFGISFAVLYCINALVFYIGARLIKDEKATFGQVFKVFFAVVMAAMGVSQTSAISPDSNKAKDSAASIFKILDSKPKIDSSSDKGITPEIIKCDIELQNVSFKYPTRPDVQIFRDLCLSIPSGKTVALVGESGSGKSTVISLLERFYDPDAGRILLDGVDIQNLKLSWLRQQMGLVSQEPVLFNETLRTNISYGKPDASEKDIIAATTTANAHHFISALPRGYDTSVGERGVQLSGGQKQRIAIARAILKDPKILLLDEATSALDAESERIVQEALDRVTVNRTTVVVAHRLSTIKGADIIAVVKNGSIAENGKHEDLIRMNGGAYASLVALHMSSS is encoded by the exons ATgacgaagaaaaaagaagatacTGCTAgggatgatgatggtgatggtgatggtagtAATAATGGTGATAAAGAAGAACAGAAAGTAGCAATGTACAAGTTATTTGCATTCGCAGATAAATATGATGTTGTTTTAATGGTGGTTGGTACAATTTGCGCAATTGCTAATGGATTAGCACAACCTCTTATGACGTTAATCTTTGGTCAGCTCATTAACTCGTTTGGTGCATCTGATCGTTTTCATGTTGTTCATGCAGTTTCAAAG GTTTGTTTGAACTTCGTATACTTGGCTATCGGTACTGGAATTGCTTCTTTCCTCC AGGTGTCATGTTGGATGGTGACTGGAGAAAGACAAGCGGCTCGTATCCGAGGGCTTTACTTGAAAACTATTCTCAGGCAGGACATAACATTTTTCGATACTGAAACAACAACTGGTGAAGTTATTGGAAGAATGTCTGGAGACACCGTTCTCATACAAGATGCACTGGGCGAAAAG GTTGGGAAGTTTATACAACTGGTCTCGACTTTCATTGGTGGCTTTGTTGTTGCATTCACCAGAGGATGGCTTCTCTCCATGGTAATGTTAGCATGTGTTCCTCTAATCGTTGGTACTGGTGCTGCCATGCATATATACATGTCCAAATTGTCTAGTCGTGCGCAAATTGCATACGCTGAAGCTGGAAATGTTGTTGAACAAACCGTAGGATCAATTCGAACG GTCGTGTCTTTCACAGGGGAAAATCTAGCCATTGAAAAGTACAACAGATTGATAGCAGTTGCTTATAATTCTACTGTAAAACAAGGATGGATCTCTGGCTTAGGACTTGGCACAGTCCTTACAGTTGTATTTTGCAGTTATAGTTTAGCTGTTTGGTTCGGTTCCAATATCATCATAAAGAGAGGCTACAATGGTGGACAAGTCATCAACGTCATAATAGCGATTATGACCGGTGGAAT GTCTCTTGGTCAAGCATTGCCATCCTTGAATGCATTTGCAGCAGGGCAAGCTGCAGCTTACAAGATGTTTGAGGCTATCAGAAGAAAACCACTGATTGATGCCTACGATACCAGTGGTACTACGTTAGAAAATATGGAGGGCAATATTGAATTAAAGCAAGTGTACTTCAGCTACCCAGCAAGGCCTGATCACCAAATATTTTCTGGTTTTTCATTTGCTGTTCGAAGTGGAACCACCGCAGCTTTGGTAGGACAAAGCGGAAGCGGAAAATCAACCGTGATTAGTTTAGTAGAGAGATTTTACGACCCCCAAGCTGGAGAAGTTCTTATTGATGGCGTGAACTTGAAGAacatccaactgaaatggataaggGAGAAAATTGGGTTAGTAAGCCAAGAACCAATATTATTCACGACCACCATAAGAGGGAACATCGCATATGGGAAGGATAATGCTACTGATGCAGAGATAAGGACAGCTATACAACTTGCAAATGCTGCAAATTTTATCGATAAGTTGCCTCAG GGACTAGATACTTTGGTAGGCGAACACGGAACCCAACTTTCAGGTGGACAAAAACAAAGAATTGCTATCGCAAGAGCCATTTTGAAGAACCCAAAGATACTACTTCTTGATGAAGCAACTAGTGCGCTAGATGCAGAATCTGAAAAAATAGTTCAAGATGCCCTAGTAAGAGTCATGACGAATCGGACAACTATAGTAGTTGCACACCGCTTGACAACCATAAGAAACGCCGATCTGATTGCAGTAGTTCACCAAGGAAAAATAGTAGAGCAAG GTACGCACACAGAGCTAATCCAGGACCCTGACGGTGCTTACTCGCAGCTCATACTTTTAcaagaagggaaaagagaaagcgAGGTTGCAACAACTTCGAATCTAGATGATGTAAGAATGTCGAGTTCTGATGCAGCTAATAAGTACATGAACAGGTCTAGCAGTAGAAGACAGTCTACAGGATTATCCAGAAGTCAACGTTCTTTATCTATTAGCGTTGGTGTTCCTGGTGGCGGAATTGAACATATAAAAGAGGAAAACAATGAGACGGAGGAAGTGCAGAATAACTACTCGTTTACCAGGCTGATGTGGATGAACATGCCAGAGTTACCAGTTCTGATCATCGGAACAATTGCTGCTGCCGTTCATGGTGCGATCTTTCCAGTTTTTGGACTTCTGCTCTCGTCTGCTATCAAGATGTTTTATGAACCACCGCATGAACTGCATAAGGATTCTGCGCATTGGTCTTTAATTTATGTGGGTTTAGCTGGCGCAGCTTTCATTTCCATTCCATGCCAACTATACTTTTTCGGAATTGCTGGTGGTAAACTAATTCAGCGAATTCGGTCCATGTGTTATGCAAAAGTGATGCATCAAGAAATTAGTTGGTTTGACGATCCTGCAAATTCAAG TGGGGCAATAGGTGCAAGGTTATCGACGGATGCTTCCAATGTGAGGAGTCTCGTAGGGGATACATTTGCCTTAATTGTTCAGAACATCTCGACGGTCACAGCAGGGCTTATTATAGCTTTTACGGCTAATTGGCTATTAACAATGATTGTCTTATTTTTCTCGTTCTTTATAGGGTTACAATCATATTTTCAGATGAAGTCTGTAAAAGGCTTCAGCGGGAATGCGAAG GTTATGTATGAAGAAGCTAGTCAGATTGCAAATGATGCTGTTGGCAACATTCGAACCGTCGCATCATTTTGTGCAGAACAAAAAATAATGGATCATTACCAAGAAAAATGCAAGGGACCCATGAAAGCAGGAGTTAAGACAGGGGTTGTCAGTGGTGTAGGTTTTGGCATTTCCTTTGCCGTACTTTACTGTATCAATGCACTTGTTTTCTACATTGGAGCTCGACTTATCAAAGATGAGAAAGCAACTTTTGGACAGGTTTTCAAG GTTTTCTTTGCTGTGGTTATGGCAGCAATGGGAGTTTCACAAACAAGTGCAATTTCTCCAGATTCTAACAAAGCCAAGGATTCTGCTGCTTCTATTTTTAAAATCCTTGATAGTAAACCTAAGATCGATTCAAGCAGCGATAAGGGGATAACGCCAGAAATTATAAAATGTGACATTGAATTGCAAAACGTCAGCTTCAAGTACCCAACTCGTCCTGATGTTCAAATCTTCAGAGATTTGTGTCTGAGCATCCCCTCTGGAAAG ACTGTAGCACTTGTGGGAGAGAGTGGCAGTGGAAAATCAACTGTGATAAGCTTGTTAGAGAGGTTCTATGATCCAGATGCTGGTCGTATATTGCTAGATGGAGTTGATATCCAAAATCTCAAACTAAGTTGGTTAAGGCAGCAAATGGGTTTAGTGAGCCAGGAACCTGTATTATTCAACGAAACATTACGAACAAATATTTCTTATGGAAAACCAGACGCATCAGAAAAAGATATCATTGCAGCTACTACAACAGCCAATGCACATCATTTCATATCAGCTCTTCCAAGAGGTTACGATACGTCAGTAGGTGAACGAGGAGTACAATTATCTGGTGGTCAAAAACAAAGAATAGCAATAGCCAGGGCAATCTTGAAAGACCCAAAGATCCTTTTACTTGATGAAGCAACAAGTGCACTTGATGCTGAGTCGGAGAGAATTGTACAGGAAGCGCTGGATAGGGTAACGGTAAACAGAACGACTGTTGTTGTTGCTCATCGTCTCTCTACGATCAAAGGTGCTGATATAATTGCGGTCGTTAAGAACGGATCTATAGCTGAAAATGGTAAACACGAGGACCTTATAAGAATGAACGGAGGAGCATATGCATCTCTTGTTGCACTTCATATGAGTTCTTCgtaa